Proteins encoded together in one Planctomyces sp. SH-PL14 window:
- a CDS encoding inverse autotransporter beta domain-containing protein has translation MARQRTARFAATLAALAAVITGPAVSAAPPKRVAQNPDNVAPDVSGLAPGEQPKEGPTTQVVDPSPFLATPSFDAALTNPPADTAPAPDPNAPAAWSFDQFNPYVQRFGLGYTGGDGVGYNGGYGTFEWMTPIHGDNEFDILFGEAHVNLLNDATVSSNLGIAYRWYDLPRNRIWGVNGFWDYRDSGHNGFNQLGAGVESLGPLMDFRANAYIPDLDQTVGVLPGFFVGNSLLINREVAMTGFDAEAGLSVINEDRLQLKVFGGGYFFAGHKGAPDASGWRVRAEADLDQQYNVDFRIQDDDVFGMTASVGVTIRFLHRFLPPAKQTPVPMDHKFFRRYGDAEAGTISSRLSEPVARQTNVVLNRISDIARDPTTGLAYNFLHVVNGGVGTGTFENPYGTLTAALADGNAGTSIIYTPQGGTFNENIVLVPGATVLGNGITAQFLPTQYGAEQLPFSPGTPPPSLTGNVTMANNSRFSGFNVTGQLLANGVSNIEVDNATFSSVGDAITLNGVNGATISNITVTAGGGGNGATITDSDADFTNFKVATGSANGVVINNGANDRTITFTDLNVQSAGTQGLDVNVTGAGDLTLTLQSSGTTGGGNTISSSGNAIDIVKSGAGNAIVSLNDTTVASTTGSGIILDGSAGAGTLYVTSFNGNTVGRAVAGGFLANVVTFDADPTTAAIDAVAGSLTVGSSTTLTNVVGDGVRLLNTTGALQFSTLDIFNSTGTGLLVDTTGLGTTFSISSQSTSTISTTAGAAMQLNTVSVDLAFDSIRSVNSPTRGIFLNAVSGSIDSGTTTINGASPPSIQIQNTPAPLTVSLGTTGIASTVSTLFGDNIDILTGNGGNLQLQFDSLTITKP, from the coding sequence ATGGCCCGGCAACGGACAGCTCGGTTCGCCGCCACACTCGCGGCCCTCGCTGCGGTCATCACCGGACCGGCAGTTTCCGCCGCTCCACCCAAACGCGTCGCCCAGAACCCGGACAACGTCGCACCGGACGTCAGCGGCCTCGCCCCCGGCGAACAACCCAAAGAAGGCCCGACCACCCAGGTCGTCGACCCCTCGCCGTTCCTCGCCACCCCCAGCTTCGACGCCGCCCTCACCAATCCTCCGGCCGACACCGCACCAGCCCCCGATCCCAACGCCCCCGCGGCTTGGTCGTTCGACCAGTTCAACCCCTACGTCCAGCGCTTCGGCCTCGGTTACACGGGCGGCGACGGCGTCGGCTACAACGGCGGCTACGGGACGTTCGAGTGGATGACCCCCATCCACGGCGACAACGAATTCGACATCCTCTTCGGCGAAGCCCACGTCAACCTCCTCAATGACGCTACGGTCTCGTCGAACCTCGGCATCGCCTATCGCTGGTACGACCTCCCCCGGAACCGCATCTGGGGCGTCAACGGCTTCTGGGACTACCGCGACTCCGGACACAACGGCTTCAACCAGCTCGGCGCGGGGGTCGAGTCCCTCGGCCCGCTGATGGACTTCCGGGCCAACGCCTACATCCCCGATCTCGACCAGACCGTCGGCGTCCTGCCGGGCTTCTTCGTCGGCAACAGCCTGCTCATCAACCGCGAAGTCGCCATGACCGGCTTCGACGCCGAAGCGGGTCTGAGCGTCATCAACGAGGACCGCCTCCAGCTCAAGGTCTTCGGCGGCGGTTACTTCTTCGCCGGACACAAGGGAGCCCCCGACGCCTCCGGCTGGCGGGTCCGGGCCGAGGCGGACCTCGACCAGCAGTACAACGTCGACTTCCGCATCCAGGATGATGACGTCTTCGGCATGACGGCCAGCGTGGGGGTCACGATCCGCTTCCTCCACCGCTTCCTCCCGCCGGCGAAGCAGACTCCGGTCCCGATGGACCACAAGTTCTTCCGCCGCTACGGCGATGCCGAGGCCGGAACGATCTCGTCGCGGCTCAGCGAGCCGGTCGCCCGCCAGACGAACGTCGTCCTCAACCGCATCTCCGACATCGCCCGCGATCCGACGACCGGCCTCGCCTACAACTTCCTGCACGTCGTGAACGGCGGTGTGGGGACCGGAACGTTCGAGAACCCCTACGGCACGCTCACCGCCGCCCTGGCCGACGGCAACGCCGGCACGAGCATCATCTACACGCCGCAGGGGGGAACCTTCAACGAGAACATCGTCCTCGTGCCGGGGGCGACGGTCCTGGGGAACGGAATCACCGCCCAGTTCCTCCCGACGCAGTACGGAGCGGAGCAGCTCCCGTTCTCGCCGGGGACGCCGCCGCCATCGCTCACGGGCAACGTCACGATGGCCAACAACTCGCGGTTCTCGGGCTTCAACGTCACGGGGCAACTGCTGGCCAACGGCGTCTCGAACATCGAGGTCGACAACGCGACGTTCAGCTCCGTCGGCGATGCGATCACCCTCAATGGCGTGAACGGAGCCACGATCTCGAACATCACCGTGACGGCGGGAGGCGGCGGCAACGGAGCCACGATCACGGACAGCGACGCGGACTTTACGAACTTCAAGGTCGCGACCGGATCCGCCAACGGCGTCGTCATCAACAACGGAGCCAACGACCGGACGATCACCTTCACCGACCTGAACGTGCAGTCCGCGGGAACGCAGGGGCTGGACGTCAACGTGACCGGGGCCGGCGACCTGACCCTGACGCTCCAGAGCTCCGGCACAACGGGAGGGGGCAACACGATCTCCTCCTCCGGCAACGCGATCGACATCGTGAAGAGCGGAGCGGGCAACGCCATCGTTTCGCTGAACGACACGACCGTCGCCTCCACGACCGGCTCGGGGATCATCCTGGACGGCTCGGCGGGTGCGGGAACGCTCTATGTCACCTCGTTCAACGGCAACACGGTCGGCCGGGCGGTTGCCGGCGGCTTCCTGGCGAACGTGGTCACGTTCGATGCCGATCCGACGACCGCCGCCATCGATGCGGTGGCCGGCAGCCTGACGGTCGGCAGTTCGACGACCCTCACGAACGTCGTCGGGGACGGTGTGCGGCTGCTGAACACGACCGGGGCCCTGCAGTTCTCGACGCTCGACATTTTCAACTCGACGGGGACAGGGCTGCTGGTCGACACGACGGGTCTCGGGACAACGTTCAGCATCTCGTCGCAGTCGACGAGCACGATCAGCACGACGGCCGGAGCGGCGATGCAGCTCAACACTGTGAGTGTCGATCTGGCGTTCGATTCGATCCGGTCGGTCAACAGTCCGACGCGGGGGATCTTCCTGAACGCGGTTTCGGGGAGCATCGACAGCGGTACGACGACGATCAATGGAGCGAGCCCGCCGTCGATCCAGATTCAGAACACGCCGGCTCCGCTGACGGTGAGCCTGGGGACTACGGGCATTGCGAGCACGGTCAGCACGCTCTTCGGCGACAACATCGACATCCTGACGGGCAACGGCGGCAATCTGCAGTTGCAGTTTGACAGTCTGACGATCACCAAGCCGTAA
- the cysC gene encoding adenylyl-sulfate kinase codes for MSAGQSMNVTWHEHKVASADRKKLNGQKSCVIWFTGLSASGKSTIANTVDHKLFALGKRTYILDGDNIRMGLNAGGPMLKERYGDEFATRFGLGFGATDRAENIRRIGEVAKLFADAGIITLTAFISPYRIDRDNVRALFKDGEFIEVLVKASVETCEKRDPKGLYKKARAGEIKNFTGISDPYEEPLKPELVLDSDNKNIDQLADDVIAFLKGKGYLDA; via the coding sequence ATGTCGGCTGGTCAATCGATGAACGTGACGTGGCATGAGCACAAGGTCGCCAGCGCGGACCGGAAGAAGCTCAACGGACAGAAGTCCTGCGTGATCTGGTTCACGGGGTTGAGCGCTTCGGGCAAGAGCACGATCGCCAACACGGTCGACCACAAGCTGTTTGCCCTCGGCAAGCGGACTTACATCCTGGATGGGGACAACATCCGGATGGGTCTGAACGCCGGTGGTCCGATGCTGAAGGAGCGTTACGGCGACGAGTTCGCGACGCGGTTCGGCCTCGGCTTCGGCGCGACGGACCGGGCTGAGAACATCCGCCGGATCGGCGAAGTGGCGAAGCTGTTCGCAGACGCCGGGATCATCACCCTGACCGCCTTCATCTCGCCGTACCGGATCGACCGGGACAACGTGCGGGCGCTGTTCAAGGACGGCGAGTTCATCGAAGTCCTGGTCAAGGCTTCGGTCGAGACGTGTGAGAAGCGCGATCCGAAGGGTCTGTATAAGAAGGCCCGTGCTGGCGAGATCAAGAACTTCACGGGGATCAGCGATCCTTATGAAGAGCCGCTGAAGCCGGAGCTGGTGCTGGATTCGGACAACAAGAACATTGATCAGCTGGCGGACGATGTGATCGCCTTCCTGAAGGGGAAGGGTTACCTGGACGCCTGA
- a CDS encoding DNA-directed RNA polymerase subunit omega has protein sequence MLDELKEESIVNKVGGRFKLSTLIQKRLVQLNRGAPPLVEEMTKPGMHTVIREILEDKIFLDNSNNVVIASDDAPDIRDDGAPNLDDL, from the coding sequence ATGCTGGACGAACTGAAAGAAGAGAGCATCGTCAACAAGGTCGGGGGCCGCTTCAAGCTCTCGACTCTTATCCAGAAGCGCCTCGTGCAGCTCAACCGGGGGGCTCCGCCGCTCGTCGAAGAGATGACGAAGCCGGGGATGCACACCGTCATCCGTGAGATCCTCGAAGACAAGATCTTCCTGGACAACTCGAACAACGTCGTGATCGCTTCGGACGACGCTCCGGACATCCGCGACGACGGGGCTCCGAACCTCGACGACCTGTAA
- the gmk gene encoding guanylate kinase — protein sequence METSCRLVVLSGPSGSGKSTIIQRLLKEAPVPLRMSVSATTRPPRPQEIDGIHYHFLTREQFDKRLANREFLEWAEVHKSGYLYGTLKSELTRIWTDGKWALVEVDVEGARSIMREYPEAVSIFLTASSMAEFESRLRSRGTETEGVIQRRLQTAAEELKLADSYRHRVVNDDLDRAVREICDLLGACAAR from the coding sequence GTGGAAACTTCCTGCCGCCTTGTCGTTCTGTCCGGCCCCAGCGGTAGCGGAAAGTCCACGATCATTCAGCGGCTGCTCAAGGAGGCCCCGGTTCCGCTGCGGATGTCGGTCTCGGCCACGACCCGGCCGCCCCGGCCCCAGGAAATCGATGGGATTCACTACCACTTCCTGACCCGCGAGCAGTTTGACAAGCGGCTCGCCAACCGGGAGTTCCTGGAGTGGGCGGAGGTCCACAAGAGCGGATACCTCTACGGGACGCTCAAGTCCGAGCTGACCCGGATCTGGACGGATGGCAAGTGGGCTCTGGTGGAGGTGGACGTCGAGGGGGCCCGGAGCATCATGCGGGAATACCCTGAGGCGGTCAGCATTTTCCTGACGGCGTCGTCGATGGCGGAGTTCGAGAGCCGGCTGCGGTCGCGGGGGACGGAGACGGAGGGGGTCATCCAGCGTCGGTTGCAGACGGCGGCAGAAGAACTTAAACTGGCGGATTCGTACCGCCACCGTGTCGTCAATGACGATCTGGATCGCGCGGTGCGTGAGATCTGCGACCTGCTGGGTGCCTGTGCGGCCCGGTGA